In Cherax quadricarinatus isolate ZL_2023a chromosome 52, ASM3850222v1, whole genome shotgun sequence, the following proteins share a genomic window:
- the LOC128696798 gene encoding zinc finger protein 271 → MSAHREQKPYQCLVCRKRFSQKYVLIRHEKIHTGEKPYQCLVCLKSFLEKSNLVTHSRIHTKEKLYECSECLKDFTQKSTLITHMRIHTGEKPYQCTVCLKNFSQNRNLITHMRIHTGEKPYQCSVCLKSFSEKAKLVGHEKIHTGEKPYQCSVCVKDFSQKKALVKHERIHTGEKSYECSVCQRKFLDKAKLITHTRIHTGEKPYQCSECLKDFSQKGTLIKHEKIHTGERPYKCSLCVRKFSVKGSLIRHSRVHTKEKPYHCLVCQKNFSEKSSLVKHQRIHTGEKPYQCLVCLKNFSEKSNLVKHTRLHTREKLFQCSECLKDFSQKIHLMIHMRTHKGKNM, encoded by the coding sequence ATGAGTGCCCATAGAGAacagaaaccatatcagtgtttggTATGTCGAAaaagattttcacaaaaatatGTTCTAATACGACATGAAAAaatacatacaggagagaaaccatatcagtgtttagTATGTCTGAAAAGTTTTTTAGAAAAATCAAATCTTGTAACACATTCTAGAATCCACACAAAAGAAAAACTGTatgagtgttcagagtgtctaaaagaCTTTACACAAAAATCTACACTAATTACacacatgagaattcatacaggagagaaaccatatcagtgtacagtgtgtctgAAGAACTTTTCTCAAAATCGCAATCTAATAACACATATGAGAATtcacacaggagagaaaccatatcagtgctcAGTGTGTCTCAAAAGTTTTTCAGAAAAGGCAAAGCTAGTGGGACATGAAaaaattcatacaggagagaaaccatatcagtgttcagtgtgtgtaAAAGACTTTTCTCAAAAAAAAGCTCTAGTAAAGCATGAAAGAATTCATACAGGTGAAAAATCTTATGAGTGTTCAGTGTGTCAAAGAAAATTTTTAGACAAAGCAAAATTAATAACGCATACAAGGATTCATACGggggagaaaccatatcagtgctcagagtgtctaaaagATTTTTCACAAAAAGGTACCCTAATAAAACACGAGAAAATTCACACAGGAGAAAGACCATATAAATGTTCACTGTGCGTAAGAAAGTTTTCTGTCAAAGGAAGTTTAATACGACATTCACGAGTACATACGAAAGAGAAACCATATCATTGTTTAGTGTGCCAAAAAAATTTTTCTGAAAAAAGTTCTCTAGTAAAACATCAgagaattcatacaggagaaaaaCCCTATCAATGTTTAGTGTGCCTAAAGAACTTTTCAGAAAAGTCTAATTTAGTTAAACATACTAGACTTCATACTAGAGAAAAGctgtttcagtgttcagaatgtctaaaAGACTTTTCACAAAAAATTCACTTAATGATACACATGAGAACTCATAAAGGAAAGAATATGTGA